In the Duncaniella freteri genome, one interval contains:
- the truB gene encoding tRNA pseudouridine(55) synthase TruB: MDFITGEILYIDKPLEWTSFDVVKRVRGVLLHRLHRKKMKVGHAGTLDPLATGVMVVVTGKSTKLIEQLQAGVKEYVATIQLGATTPSYDLETEIDATYPTEHITREAVDAILPDFIGRIEQVPPAFSACKVDGKRAYDMARKGKEVELKPKILVIDEIEVEEFDSDKMTLRLRIVCSKGTYIRALARDIGKALNSGGHLIALRRTRVGDMRVEDCLTVEQAVELIRTTDIIIPDEENNN; encoded by the coding sequence ATGGATTTTATCACAGGAGAGATTCTATATATTGACAAGCCTCTTGAATGGACTTCGTTTGATGTTGTCAAGCGTGTTCGCGGGGTGTTATTGCATCGTCTTCACCGTAAGAAGATGAAGGTCGGACATGCCGGGACCCTCGATCCTCTTGCTACAGGAGTCATGGTTGTAGTGACAGGAAAATCAACTAAACTTATAGAGCAGCTTCAGGCCGGGGTTAAAGAGTATGTGGCTACAATCCAGCTTGGAGCCACGACTCCGTCTTATGATCTTGAGACTGAGATCGATGCCACTTATCCTACTGAGCATATCACACGAGAGGCTGTTGATGCGATTCTGCCTGATTTCATTGGGCGCATTGAGCAGGTGCCTCCGGCATTCTCGGCATGTAAGGTCGATGGTAAGCGTGCTTATGATATGGCACGCAAAGGCAAAGAGGTCGAGCTCAAACCCAAGATACTTGTGATTGATGAAATAGAGGTTGAGGAATTCGACTCTGATAAAATGACACTCCGGCTACGCATAGTGTGCAGCAAGGGAACATATATCCGCGCTCTTGCCCGGGATATCGGCAAAGCCCTCAACAGCGGAGGTCATCTGATAGCTCTGCGGCGCACTCGTGTAGGTGACATGAGAGTGGAGGACTGTCTGACAGTAGAGCAGGCTGTTGAACTGATACGCACTACTGACATCATAATTCCTGATGAGGAAAACAATAACTGA
- the queA gene encoding tRNA preQ1(34) S-adenosylmethionine ribosyltransferase-isomerase QueA produces the protein MKLSQFKFKLPEELIAQHPVGERDEARLMVVNRKDGTIEDHSFKEIINYFDEGDLFVYNDSMVFPALLYGNKEKTGARIEVFLLRELSAENKLWDVLVEPARKIRIGNKLYFGDDESMVAEVIDNTTSRGRTLRFLYDGSHEEFKEELYKLGSTPLPFYINRDSAQEDTERYQTIYARNEGAVVASGAGLHFSRELMKRLEIKGVGEAFITIHSGLGNYREIDVEDLTKHRMDSEEMEASQVLVDKVNATKDAGRKVCAVGTQVLRGIASAVSMGGHMKTYSGWTNKFIFPPYDFTVTDALVSNFHLPYSTMLMMVAAFGGYDLVMEAYKKAVKEGYKFGVYGDSMLII, from the coding sequence ATGAAACTTTCACAATTTAAATTCAAGCTCCCTGAAGAGCTTATAGCGCAGCATCCTGTTGGGGAACGAGACGAAGCTCGACTGATGGTGGTGAATCGTAAGGATGGGACGATCGAGGACCACTCATTTAAGGAGATCATCAATTATTTTGATGAGGGAGACTTGTTTGTCTACAATGATTCTATGGTGTTCCCGGCTCTTCTCTATGGCAATAAGGAAAAGACCGGTGCCCGCATCGAAGTGTTCCTGCTCAGGGAACTTAGTGCGGAGAATAAGCTGTGGGATGTTCTGGTGGAACCGGCTCGCAAGATCCGTATAGGCAACAAGCTGTACTTTGGCGACGATGAGTCTATGGTGGCTGAGGTAATCGACAATACCACCTCGCGTGGACGCACACTGCGTTTCCTCTATGACGGATCGCATGAGGAGTTCAAGGAGGAGCTTTACAAGCTCGGGTCAACACCTTTGCCATTCTATATCAATCGTGATTCCGCTCAGGAAGATACCGAGCGTTATCAGACGATATATGCTCGTAACGAGGGTGCTGTTGTGGCTTCAGGAGCCGGACTTCACTTCTCGCGTGAACTTATGAAACGCCTTGAAATCAAGGGTGTTGGTGAGGCCTTCATTACCATTCACAGCGGTCTTGGCAATTATCGTGAGATCGATGTCGAGGATCTTACCAAGCATCGTATGGACTCAGAGGAGATGGAGGCATCACAGGTGCTTGTTGACAAGGTGAATGCCACCAAGGATGCCGGTCGTAAGGTATGTGCCGTAGGTACTCAGGTGCTGCGTGGTATAGCAAGTGCCGTGAGCATGGGCGGTCATATGAAAACTTATTCTGGATGGACCAATAAGTTCATATTCCCTCCTTATGATTTTACTGTCACTGATGCCCTGGTGTCAAATTTCCATCTTCCGTATTCTACAATGCTCATGATGGTTGCCGCTTTCGGCGGTTATGACCTCGTGATGGAGGCTTATAAGAAGGCGGTCAAGGAGGGTTATAAGTTTGGCGTCTACGGCGATTCAATGCTTATCATCTAA
- a CDS encoding IMPACT family protein, translating into MAKFLTIPKTGEGIYREKMSRFLAFALPVSSVDDARECIALYANEYHDARHVCWAYMIGADRLTFLSSDNGEPSGTAGKPILGQINSLGLTNVVVIVVRYFGGIKLGTSGLIVAYREAARMALDDAGVVEGREMTTLSVTFPYLAMNDVMRVVKGAHPRDCVRITGQEFDNTCTITLSLPLDVLEELASRLDSISGTSLNY; encoded by the coding sequence TTGGCTAAATTTCTTACAATACCTAAAACCGGGGAAGGGATCTATCGTGAAAAGATGAGCCGTTTCCTCGCATTTGCACTCCCGGTGTCGTCAGTCGATGATGCCAGGGAGTGCATAGCTCTTTATGCCAACGAGTATCACGACGCACGTCATGTATGCTGGGCATACATGATCGGTGCTGACCGTCTTACTTTTCTGTCAAGCGATAATGGAGAGCCATCGGGTACAGCAGGCAAACCGATCCTGGGGCAGATAAATTCTCTCGGTCTTACCAATGTCGTAGTGATTGTGGTGAGATACTTCGGAGGTATAAAGCTTGGGACATCCGGTCTGATTGTCGCTTATCGTGAAGCCGCGCGCATGGCACTTGATGATGCCGGAGTAGTGGAGGGACGCGAGATGACAACACTGTCGGTGACATTTCCCTATCTTGCCATGAATGATGTGATGCGTGTCGTAAAGGGTGCTCATCCTCGTGATTGTGTAAGGATTACCGGGCAGGAGTTTGACAATACATGTACAATCACCCTATCACTCCCGCTTGACGTTCTTGAAGAGCTTGCCAGCCGACTTGACAGTATTTCCGGAACGTCATTAAACTATTAA